The following proteins are co-located in the Candidatus Firestonebacteria bacterium RIFOXYD2_FULL_39_29 genome:
- a CDS encoding alanine--tRNA ligase produces the protein MRTNDIRTLFLDYFKSKDHTLVKSDSLIPSNDPTLLFTSAGMVQFKSMYVSKGKLEYVRATSCQKCVRTPDLENVGKTPRHHTFFEMLGNFSFGDYFKKESLAYSWDFITNVLKLPKDSLWASIYEDDNEAFEIWNKEIGLPAERIVRLGKKDNFWGPVGGTGPCGPCSEIYIDFGPSFGCGKKDCKPGCDCDRFEEFWNNVFPCFDAQPDGSFKPLQNRGVDTGMGLERLASILQDTKNNYDIDIIKPLVLEAGKLTNTVYKNDAKKDVMLKVIADHARATTFLIGDGIFPLNEGRGYVLRRIIRRAVRFGKLLGQDLPFMYKLSGNVVEQMKLPYPELDERKEQISRIIKQEEERFLETLNQGMNLLEGFMDKNKGVIPGEEAFKLYDTFGFPLELTIEIAAEKSVKVDEAGFEKAFTVQQEKARSAWKGSGEKEMSGQLAQFAKTEFSGYDSYDAEAKVIGLLKDGKVADSANEGEDVAILLNKSPFYGEMGGQAGDSGIISNDKFTALVISSEKFQQKVTVHKAKIKKGAVKVGDFVKAFIDIPRRKAIMRNHTATHLLHWALGKVLGEHIRQAGSYVGPEYFRFDFNHFKAVSREELDKIENLINEKIIESSNVTVTELPVAEAKKTGAVALFGEKYGDLVRVVSVEGVSKEFCGGTHVKNIGKIGVVKITSESSVASGIRRIEAVSGLGAYKIIKEKEKILNDLSELLKLEDNLIVERISKFAEQIKSLEKEISKLKRGEGVAKTDDVLKEAKEVKGAKIVVQELAGVNPGDLRDIGDKIKDKMKAGVIVLFTKGEEKVSYVCMVTKELSASVKAGVIVKEIAALTEGSGGGRDDMAQGGCKTASVPDMKVLLAKTTEIIEVKL, from the coding sequence ATGCGCACAAACGATATCCGAACATTATTTCTCGACTACTTCAAGTCCAAAGACCATACTCTTGTCAAAAGTGACTCGTTAATTCCTTCAAATGACCCTACACTGTTGTTTACTTCTGCGGGGATGGTGCAGTTTAAATCCATGTATGTTTCGAAGGGCAAGCTTGAATATGTAAGAGCAACCTCCTGTCAAAAGTGTGTCAGGACTCCGGATCTTGAGAATGTGGGAAAAACCCCGAGACATCATACTTTTTTTGAAATGCTAGGTAACTTTTCTTTTGGCGATTATTTTAAAAAAGAATCACTGGCCTATTCCTGGGATTTTATTACGAATGTCCTGAAACTTCCGAAAGACAGCCTTTGGGCAAGTATATATGAAGATGATAATGAAGCTTTTGAGATCTGGAATAAAGAGATAGGGCTTCCCGCGGAAAGAATCGTGCGTCTCGGTAAGAAAGATAACTTCTGGGGGCCGGTGGGCGGTACAGGGCCTTGCGGGCCTTGCAGTGAAATATATATAGATTTTGGCCCTTCCTTCGGCTGCGGTAAAAAAGATTGCAAGCCGGGTTGTGATTGCGACAGGTTCGAAGAGTTCTGGAATAATGTGTTCCCCTGTTTCGACGCCCAGCCTGACGGTTCTTTTAAACCCCTGCAGAACCGTGGAGTTGATACCGGGATGGGATTGGAACGTCTGGCTTCGATATTACAGGATACAAAGAATAACTACGATATTGATATTATAAAACCCCTGGTGCTTGAAGCGGGAAAACTTACGAATACTGTTTACAAAAACGATGCAAAAAAAGATGTAATGCTTAAAGTCATAGCCGATCACGCCAGAGCAACGACATTTCTTATCGGGGACGGGATTTTTCCGCTTAATGAAGGTCGCGGGTATGTACTTCGCAGAATAATAAGAAGAGCGGTAAGATTCGGAAAACTTTTGGGACAGGACCTGCCTTTTATGTACAAGTTATCCGGAAATGTGGTCGAGCAGATGAAGTTGCCTTACCCGGAACTTGATGAGAGGAAGGAACAGATAAGCCGGATAATCAAACAGGAAGAAGAAAGGTTCCTTGAAACACTGAATCAGGGGATGAATCTCCTTGAAGGGTTTATGGACAAGAACAAAGGCGTTATCCCCGGGGAAGAGGCGTTTAAACTTTATGACACGTTCGGTTTTCCGCTGGAGCTTACCATAGAAATAGCTGCGGAAAAGAGTGTTAAAGTTGATGAAGCCGGCTTTGAAAAAGCGTTCACCGTCCAGCAGGAAAAAGCGCGTTCTGCCTGGAAAGGTTCAGGCGAAAAAGAGATGAGCGGGCAGCTGGCTCAATTTGCCAAGACGGAGTTTTCCGGATATGATTCTTATGACGCAGAAGCAAAGGTTATCGGATTGTTAAAAGACGGTAAAGTCGCAGACTCGGCCAATGAAGGCGAGGATGTTGCGATACTTCTTAATAAATCCCCGTTCTATGGCGAGATGGGCGGGCAGGCGGGGGATTCCGGTATTATCTCCAATGACAAATTCACCGCTTTGGTAATAAGCTCCGAAAAATTCCAGCAAAAAGTCACGGTTCATAAAGCAAAAATAAAGAAAGGCGCCGTAAAAGTAGGGGATTTTGTTAAGGCCTTTATAGATATTCCGAGGCGTAAAGCGATCATGCGTAATCATACCGCGACCCATCTTCTGCATTGGGCTCTGGGTAAAGTTCTGGGCGAGCATATAAGGCAGGCGGGTTCTTACGTCGGCCCGGAGTATTTCAGGTTCGACTTTAATCATTTTAAAGCTGTTTCCAGGGAAGAACTGGATAAGATCGAAAATCTGATCAATGAGAAGATAATAGAAAGCTCAAATGTAACGGTTACCGAACTCCCTGTTGCAGAGGCAAAAAAGACGGGAGCCGTTGCGCTTTTCGGGGAAAAATACGGAGATCTTGTCAGAGTGGTATCGGTCGAGGGCGTCAGTAAAGAGTTCTGCGGCGGCACTCATGTAAAAAATATCGGCAAGATCGGAGTTGTCAAGATCACCTCCGAGAGTTCAGTCGCTTCAGGAATTAGAAGGATCGAAGCGGTCTCGGGTCTTGGCGCTTACAAGATCATTAAGGAAAAAGAAAAAATACTGAATGACCTGTCCGAGCTTTTAAAACTTGAAGATAATCTTATCGTGGAAAGGATAAGTAAGTTTGCCGAACAGATAAAATCCCTGGAAAAAGAGATCTCAAAGCTTAAAAGAGGGGAAGGTGTCGCAAAGACTGACGATGTCCTTAAAGAAGCCAAAGAAGTTAAAGGCGCAAAAATAGTTGTGCAGGAACTTGCCGGCGTTAATCCGGGCGATCTCAGGGATATCGGGGACAAGATAAAAGATAAAATGAAAGCGGGTGTTATTGTTCTCTTTACCAAAGGTGAAGAAAAAGTTTCATATGTTTGTATGGTTACAAAAGAACTGTCTGCGTCGGTAAAAGCCGGCGTAATAGTCAAAGAAATTGCCGCGCTAACAGAAGGTAGCGGCGGGGGCAGGGACGATATGGCGCAGGGCGGTTGTAAAACAGCTTCAGTCCCTGATATGAAAGTTCTTCTTGCAAAAACGACTGAGATTATCGAGGTAAAGTTGTAA